A DNA window from Rossellomorea marisflavi contains the following coding sequences:
- a CDS encoding GNAT family N-acetyltransferase: MHTKIVSTEEQLQEVFSIRKSVFVEEQNVPAEDEIDQYEEESTHFLLYDEDHPVGAGRFRVMDGKGKAERICILSSLRGRGAGREIMRAIEDYAREMSLPVLKLNAQSQAIPFYEKLGYEIVSEEFLDAGIPHRTMEKSL, from the coding sequence TTGCACACTAAAATCGTCTCAACAGAAGAACAACTTCAAGAAGTATTTTCCATCAGAAAATCCGTTTTCGTAGAGGAACAGAATGTTCCTGCCGAAGATGAAATCGACCAATATGAAGAGGAGTCCACCCATTTCCTTCTTTATGACGAGGATCACCCTGTAGGCGCCGGTCGCTTCAGGGTGATGGATGGCAAAGGAAAAGCGGAACGCATCTGCATCCTCTCCTCTCTTAGGGGACGCGGCGCCGGCCGGGAAATCATGAGGGCCATTGAGGATTATGCCAGGGAGATGTCCCTTCCTGTCCTGAAGCTCAACGCACAGAGTCAAGCCATTCCATTTTATGAGAAGTTAGGGTATGAGATCGTTTCAGAAGAATTCCTTGACGCAGGGATTCCCCACCGTACGATGGAAAAATCATTATGA
- the spoVAD gene encoding stage V sporulation protein AD: protein MLKGSQSWVFPLKPKILSTGVVGGPFEKKGRLSADFDRFYDDVRMGTDTYEKANRTMIEDAVSIALEKKSITKNDVQFFLTGDLINQITPSSFAARTIGLPYFGLFGACSTSMEGLALSALMVNYHGAHHVITGASSHNSATERQFRYPTEYGGQKPPTAQWTVTGAGYALLGNEASGGAPGPRVTSATIGKVIDMGLSDPFNMGGAMAPAAVDTITAHFRDLERDPSYYDLIVTGDLAKIGRLTALDLLQRKGLGIQDDQFQDCGLLIYDENQPVQAGASGPGCSATVLYGHLLNQMRQGTYKKILVIATGALLSPLTFQQGETIPCIAHAVSIEYS, encoded by the coding sequence ATGTTAAAAGGTTCACAGTCATGGGTGTTTCCACTCAAACCGAAAATCCTTTCGACAGGTGTCGTGGGAGGTCCATTTGAAAAGAAAGGCCGGCTCAGCGCCGATTTCGATCGTTTCTATGATGATGTGAGGATGGGGACGGATACGTATGAAAAAGCAAACCGGACTATGATTGAAGATGCTGTATCCATCGCTCTTGAAAAGAAATCCATTACAAAAAATGACGTGCAGTTCTTCCTGACGGGCGATCTCATCAATCAGATCACGCCGTCGAGTTTTGCGGCAAGGACGATCGGACTTCCGTATTTCGGATTATTCGGAGCATGCTCCACTTCCATGGAAGGCCTTGCCCTTTCTGCTCTCATGGTCAATTACCATGGGGCACACCACGTCATCACCGGTGCCTCAAGCCATAATTCAGCGACGGAAAGGCAGTTCAGGTACCCGACAGAATACGGCGGCCAAAAGCCTCCAACGGCCCAATGGACTGTGACGGGAGCAGGGTATGCACTTCTCGGCAATGAAGCCTCCGGAGGAGCACCGGGACCGAGGGTAACATCCGCTACAATCGGTAAGGTCATCGACATGGGTTTATCCGATCCCTTCAACATGGGCGGAGCGATGGCGCCGGCTGCAGTGGATACCATCACGGCGCACTTCAGGGACCTGGAGCGGGATCCATCCTATTACGACCTGATTGTCACCGGAGATTTGGCGAAGATCGGACGGCTTACAGCCCTTGATCTTCTTCAGCGGAAAGGACTCGGGATCCAGGACGATCAGTTCCAGGATTGTGGACTCCTCATCTATGATGAGAATCAACCGGTTCAGGCAGGGGCAAGCGGTCCTGGCTGTTCTGCCACCGTCCTGTACGGCCACCTCCTCAATCAGATGAGACAAGGAACGTATAAAAAGATCCTCGTGATTGCGACGGGCGCTCTTCTTTCTCCGCTCACCTTCCAGCAAGGGGAGACGATCCCCTGCATTGCTCATGCTGTATCGATTGAATATTCATAA
- a CDS encoding CotO family spore coat protein encodes MRKEKKPLLYIQQPRMIDVRSNMQNTYKGSAKRAETRPKPVEQVKKEEVEVEAVIEEPTVLTTESYFRPLKPFREMDLEGKISYLEASIMGRAPFPCAFQTDTVSYRGVLRSSDTNTLTIKTFQGEDVVLEKRTVKNIQIIGLK; translated from the coding sequence GTGAGGAAAGAAAAGAAGCCTCTGTTATATATCCAGCAGCCCCGCATGATCGATGTACGCAGCAATATGCAGAATACGTATAAAGGGTCGGCCAAGAGGGCCGAAACCAGGCCGAAACCCGTTGAACAAGTGAAGAAAGAGGAAGTGGAAGTGGAAGCTGTCATAGAGGAACCGACGGTGCTAACGACGGAATCCTATTTCCGGCCGCTGAAGCCATTCAGGGAAATGGACCTTGAAGGGAAAATCAGCTATCTGGAAGCGAGCATCATGGGGAGGGCTCCGTTTCCATGTGCATTTCAGACGGACACTGTTTCCTACAGAGGGGTACTCCGATCATCGGATACCAACACACTGACCATTAAGACCTTCCAAGGGGAAGACGTGGTGTTGGAAAAAAGAACAGTTAAAAACATCCAGATCATCGGATTGAAATAA
- the fabI gene encoding enoyl-ACP reductase FabI, with product MTLSLKGKTYVVMGVANKRSIAWGIARSLHQSGARLIFTYAGERFEKGVRDLASTLEGGEDSLILPCDVTSDEDIDKCFATIKEEVGVIHGLAHCIAFANKEELAGDYMNTTRDGFLLAHNISSYSLTAVSKAAKGIMTEGGSIVAMTYLGGERVMQNYNVMGVAKASLEASVRYLASDLGKDGIRVNSISAGPIRTLSAKGVGDFNSILREIEERAPLRRNTTQEEVGDAAVFLFSDYSRGITGENLHVDSGYHVLG from the coding sequence ATGACTCTTTCATTAAAGGGAAAAACATACGTCGTCATGGGAGTGGCGAATAAACGCAGCATCGCCTGGGGAATCGCCCGCTCACTTCACCAGTCGGGAGCACGCTTGATCTTTACATACGCCGGTGAACGCTTTGAAAAAGGAGTAAGGGACCTGGCTTCCACACTCGAAGGCGGGGAAGATTCACTGATCCTCCCTTGTGATGTGACAAGTGATGAAGATATCGACAAATGCTTCGCAACCATCAAGGAAGAAGTCGGAGTCATCCATGGCCTCGCTCACTGCATCGCATTCGCGAATAAGGAGGAGCTTGCCGGCGATTATATGAATACGACCCGCGACGGTTTCCTTCTCGCGCACAATATCAGCTCCTACTCATTGACTGCTGTCAGCAAGGCGGCAAAGGGGATCATGACCGAAGGCGGTAGCATCGTGGCCATGACCTACCTTGGAGGAGAAAGGGTCATGCAGAACTACAATGTCATGGGAGTGGCGAAAGCTTCCCTCGAGGCAAGCGTACGCTATCTTGCAAGCGACCTTGGTAAAGATGGAATCCGCGTCAACTCCATTTCTGCCGGTCCGATCCGCACCCTGTCTGCTAAAGGGGTGGGTGACTTCAACAGTATCCTGAGAGAAATTGAAGAGCGTGCACCTTTACGCCGCAACACGACTCAGGAAGAAGTAGGGGATGCGGCTGTATTCCTCTTCAGCGACTACTCAAGAGGAATCACCGGAGAAAATCTCCATGTAGATTCAGGTTATCACGTACTAGGATAA
- a CDS encoding DUF421 domain-containing protein, producing the protein MEYTSIAVELIVGYFALLILTKVLGKTQITQISAFDFISALILGELVGNSLYDDKISVFQVLTAILIWGALIFVTEFFTQKSRKFRHLMEGTPAIVINKGIINYTVLKKNHLDLNQLQHLLRAKDIFSVKECEYALLESNGTLSVIKKPLYDQVQRQDLSLPLKKATLPMSLIMDGEIVYDNLKIVGEDDRWLQTEISRQGFSSPKDVLFAEWTENEPLLVQGYE; encoded by the coding sequence TTGGAGTACACATCCATCGCCGTGGAATTGATTGTCGGTTACTTCGCCTTACTCATCCTCACCAAAGTATTGGGTAAAACCCAGATCACGCAGATCTCGGCTTTTGATTTCATCTCGGCCCTGATCCTTGGAGAGCTTGTCGGTAACTCCCTTTATGATGATAAAATCTCGGTGTTTCAAGTATTGACTGCCATCCTCATTTGGGGTGCCCTGATTTTCGTGACTGAATTCTTTACCCAGAAGTCCCGCAAATTCCGCCACCTGATGGAAGGGACACCCGCTATCGTCATCAATAAGGGAATCATCAATTATACAGTACTGAAGAAGAATCATTTGGATTTGAATCAGCTGCAGCATCTTTTACGGGCAAAAGATATTTTTTCCGTAAAGGAGTGCGAATACGCACTACTTGAATCCAATGGCACCCTTAGTGTCATCAAGAAGCCTCTCTACGATCAAGTCCAACGTCAGGACCTTTCCCTTCCGCTGAAGAAAGCAACCTTGCCCATGTCTCTGATCATGGATGGAGAAATCGTCTATGATAACTTGAAGATTGTAGGAGAGGATGACCGGTGGCTTCAGACCGAGATCAGCAGGCAGGGATTCTCCTCACCAAAGGACGTGCTTTTTGCCGAATGGACCGAAAATGAACCCCTTTTGGTGCAGGGCTATGAATGA
- a CDS encoding YjcG family protein — MNYGIVIFPSKKLQDIANSYRKRYDPHYALIPPHLTLKNVFSADDEHIKDIAGKLSHIAKEHDPFTLKAYKVSSFQPVNNVIYFKVDPNPELQALHDAMHHREFMGDEPEYSFVPHITVAQKLSNDEHSDIYGSLSMLGIDHEETIDRFHLLYQLENGSWTVYETFRLGKENQ; from the coding sequence ATGAATTATGGCATCGTCATTTTCCCATCTAAAAAACTTCAAGATATCGCAAATTCTTACCGAAAGCGCTATGACCCTCATTATGCATTGATTCCGCCTCATTTGACGCTGAAAAATGTATTCAGCGCCGATGATGAGCATATCAAGGATATCGCCGGTAAGCTTTCCCATATCGCAAAAGAACATGATCCCTTTACGCTGAAGGCGTATAAAGTGAGCTCATTCCAGCCCGTTAATAACGTGATCTATTTCAAAGTGGATCCGAACCCTGAACTCCAGGCACTTCATGATGCCATGCACCACCGGGAATTCATGGGAGATGAGCCGGAGTACTCTTTTGTACCGCATATCACCGTGGCCCAGAAGCTGAGTAACGATGAGCACTCCGACATTTATGGCTCCCTATCCATGCTTGGCATCGATCATGAGGAAACCATCGACCGGTTCCATCTCCTCTATCAGCTGGAGAATGGTTCATGGACCGTGTATGAAACATTCCGACTCGGAAAGGAAAATCAGTAA
- a CDS encoding stage VI sporulation protein F, giving the protein MNNNFFKNLEKKTGVDMNEVFELANSLQNANFKDEATVRSVIKRVSKIANKPVNKEMEDKIVKSIVNDGKQLDFGTISNMLNKGNKK; this is encoded by the coding sequence ATGAATAACAATTTTTTTAAGAACCTCGAGAAGAAGACCGGTGTGGATATGAATGAAGTGTTTGAACTGGCAAACTCCCTGCAGAATGCAAATTTCAAGGATGAGGCAACCGTGCGCAGCGTCATTAAAAGGGTTTCTAAAATTGCCAATAAGCCTGTGAACAAAGAAATGGAAGATAAAATTGTCAAATCCATTGTAAATGATGGGAAACAACTTGATTTTGGAACCATCTCCAATATGTTGAACAAAGGAAATAAAAAATAA
- a CDS encoding YjcZ family sporulation protein, with protein MYGYGGYGCGYNYGCGTGGYGSTFVLIVVLFILLIIVGASFC; from the coding sequence ATGTACGGATATGGAGGATACGGATGCGGCTACAATTACGGCTGTGGAACCGGCGGATATGGTTCTACATTTGTATTGATTGTCGTGTTGTTCATTCTTTTGATCATCGTCGGAGCCAGTTTCTGCTAG
- a CDS encoding CotY/CotZ family spore coat protein: MGCGKRKDDIHGASKGCVCLAVRAIKDIQDAADQDCFDCKNDCFLEPLGSLISPVGNAPNTRVFKLYNKKGDLFKVHPKHHCWKTPYFRVKNVFDDCCATLQVLKKVHASGADVDSEDEMMGLHNNYYYELTGDCITVDLDCFCAIQCIDDVRVDGVCD, translated from the coding sequence ATGGGTTGCGGAAAAAGAAAAGATGATATTCACGGTGCCAGTAAAGGATGCGTTTGTCTAGCCGTACGCGCCATTAAAGATATCCAAGATGCAGCTGATCAAGATTGCTTCGATTGTAAGAACGACTGCTTTCTTGAGCCGCTTGGGTCTTTGATCAGTCCTGTCGGAAATGCACCAAACACGCGTGTTTTCAAACTCTACAACAAAAAAGGAGACCTTTTCAAGGTGCATCCTAAACACCACTGCTGGAAAACACCATACTTCCGTGTCAAAAACGTATTCGACGACTGTTGTGCCACCCTTCAAGTATTGAAAAAGGTTCATGCTTCCGGAGCAGATGTTGATTCCGAAGATGAAATGATGGGTCTTCACAATAACTATTACTATGAGCTGACAGGGGATTGCATTACAGTTGATCTAGATTGCTTCTGTGCCATCCAATGCATCGATGATGTAAGAGTGGACGGAGTTTGTGACTGA
- a CDS encoding sporulation protein produces the protein MTRMIISILFILLLTGCKSMEDGEDSKNALMKRTDLSPIELVDNPETDSFGHAIKEELAKKKELYDVAVIQGKEKTLVVYKVKHLQRFHMKRIEHDMEAYLEDKYPDEDFILSSDYKIFLETVRLKERIKNNDIGNEEAEKHFNDIITLQKEKT, from the coding sequence ATGACTCGAATGATCATTAGCATCCTTTTCATCCTCCTGCTTACTGGATGCAAGAGCATGGAAGATGGGGAAGACAGTAAGAATGCATTGATGAAGCGCACCGATCTATCTCCGATTGAACTGGTGGATAACCCGGAAACAGACAGCTTCGGCCATGCCATTAAAGAGGAGCTGGCGAAGAAAAAGGAATTGTACGACGTCGCCGTGATTCAGGGGAAAGAAAAGACTCTGGTCGTCTATAAAGTGAAACACCTGCAGCGGTTCCATATGAAGAGGATCGAGCATGACATGGAAGCGTATCTTGAAGACAAGTATCCAGATGAGGATTTCATTCTTTCGAGCGATTATAAAATCTTCCTTGAAACGGTAAGGTTGAAAGAAAGAATAAAGAATAATGACATCGGAAATGAAGAGGCAGAGAAGCACTTCAATGACATCATCACTCTTCAGAAAGAAAAAACGTAG
- a CDS encoding phosphatidylglycerophosphatase A family protein — protein sequence MTKVSVPSNEVTKAAHRKLEERGVTLADIADIVYQMQFPYNNSLTMEDCLESVRKVLLKREIQHAILVGVELDQLAERKMLSEPLQSIVASDEGLFGVDETIALGAALGYGSIAVTTFGHLDKNKIGIIQKLDTKEGGSVHTFLDDIVASIAANASSRLAHRLRDLEEGRPLEERLEVEGEELIG from the coding sequence TTGACAAAAGTATCTGTACCATCAAATGAAGTAACAAAAGCAGCCCATAGAAAATTAGAGGAAAGGGGAGTGACGTTGGCGGATATCGCCGATATCGTTTATCAAATGCAATTCCCGTACAACAATTCCCTTACAATGGAAGATTGTCTCGAGAGCGTCAGGAAGGTCCTGTTAAAAAGGGAGATTCAGCACGCCATCCTTGTGGGAGTCGAACTCGATCAGCTTGCGGAGCGGAAGATGCTGTCTGAACCCCTTCAGTCCATCGTTGCCTCCGACGAAGGTCTTTTCGGTGTCGATGAAACGATTGCCCTTGGAGCGGCCCTCGGATATGGAAGTATCGCGGTGACGACTTTCGGCCATTTGGACAAGAATAAGATCGGCATCATTCAGAAGCTGGATACGAAGGAAGGAGGATCCGTGCATACATTCCTCGACGATATCGTGGCAAGCATTGCTGCGAATGCCTCATCCAGGCTTGCCCACCGTTTAAGGGATCTCGAAGAGGGCAGGCCGCTTGAAGAAAGGCTGGAAGTGGAGGGGGAGGAACTGATTGGGTAG
- a CDS encoding alpha/beta hydrolase, whose protein sequence is MTTARGTVEELVLYSEALNEEIKMLVYLPASYSPLYKYSILITQDGKDYFQLGRIPRLADELVGNGEIENTIIVGVPYKNVQDRSRKYHPAGEENADYIRFLAHELTPKLDEMYPTYQMGKGRVLIGDSLGATVSLMTALKYPHTFGKVILQSPLVNETVLEAVGSFPSPHLLDIYHVIGKGETEVKTTDGQIKDFLTPNRELNHVFSQKGYTTFYDEFDGDHTWKYWQPDLRRALTFMFHK, encoded by the coding sequence ATGACGACTGCTAGAGGGACCGTGGAAGAACTGGTTCTATACAGCGAAGCACTGAACGAGGAGATCAAGATGCTGGTTTATCTTCCGGCTTCTTACTCTCCCCTATATAAATATTCCATCCTGATCACCCAGGATGGAAAGGACTATTTCCAGCTGGGAAGGATCCCACGGCTGGCCGATGAACTAGTTGGCAACGGGGAGATCGAGAACACGATCATCGTGGGCGTCCCGTATAAGAATGTACAGGATCGGAGCCGCAAGTATCATCCTGCCGGAGAAGAGAATGCCGACTATATCCGATTCCTCGCCCATGAATTGACCCCCAAGCTCGATGAAATGTATCCCACTTACCAAATGGGGAAAGGGCGAGTGCTCATCGGCGATTCACTGGGGGCTACTGTTTCATTGATGACGGCGCTTAAGTACCCGCATACATTCGGTAAAGTGATCCTTCAATCACCGCTTGTCAATGAAACCGTTCTTGAAGCCGTAGGGTCATTCCCTTCCCCTCATCTTCTGGATATTTACCATGTGATCGGCAAGGGCGAAACCGAAGTAAAGACCACAGACGGTCAGATCAAGGATTTTCTGACTCCGAATCGTGAATTGAATCACGTATTCTCCCAGAAAGGGTACACCACGTTCTACGATGAGTTCGACGGGGATCATACATGGAAATACTGGCAGCCCGATCTGCGCAGGGCCTTGACGTTCATGTTCCATAAGTAA
- the spoVAE gene encoding stage V sporulation protein AE codes for MLAMFFWAFVVGGLICVVGQLLLDVVKFPPAYAMSFLVVVGSVLSGLGLYEPLIDFAGAGATIPIMSFGNSLVNGAMQESQEHGIIGVLTGMFEVTSSGISAAIVFGFLGALLFNPKG; via the coding sequence ATGCTAGCCATGTTTTTTTGGGCCTTCGTTGTCGGTGGACTCATATGTGTTGTCGGACAGCTGCTGCTCGATGTGGTAAAATTCCCGCCGGCATATGCCATGAGTTTTCTTGTGGTGGTGGGTTCCGTGCTTTCGGGCTTGGGCCTTTACGAGCCTCTCATTGATTTTGCGGGAGCGGGAGCCACGATCCCTATCATGAGCTTTGGAAATTCCCTGGTGAATGGGGCCATGCAAGAGTCGCAGGAGCATGGGATCATCGGGGTGCTGACAGGGATGTTCGAAGTCACATCCTCCGGTATATCAGCGGCCATTGTATTCGGATTCCTTGGTGCCCTCCTGTTCAATCCTAAAGGCTGA
- a CDS encoding TAXI family TRAP transporter solute-binding subunit: MKKRSLMLSTAILLLVSLVLAACGGGSGDDSKGADGKKKTDFIGIATGGTGGTYYPLGGTFAKIIQDETGIKSSASTSGASAENMASIKDGKTEIAFTQTDIASYASEGTQMFKDNKVENARGIATLYPETIQIVTTKKSGIKSVEDLKGKVVSVGEAGSGTLLNAEQILEVHGMKLDDLEARNLSFDDSTTGIQDGTIDAAFITSGTPTGAVEGLAATQDITIVPVSTDKAKELIEKYPYYAEDKIPSGTYSKVDEEIPTVAVLAMLVTSADIPEDVIYDVTKAIFENTDDIKHAKGKLISAENGLKGMGIELHPGAKKYFDEKGISEE, translated from the coding sequence TTGAAAAAACGCAGTTTAATGTTGAGTACTGCTATTCTGCTGCTTGTTTCTCTCGTTCTGGCCGCATGCGGCGGTGGTTCCGGAGATGATTCCAAAGGAGCAGACGGAAAAAAGAAAACGGACTTCATCGGTATCGCAACCGGTGGTACCGGGGGTACATACTATCCTTTAGGTGGAACGTTCGCGAAGATCATCCAGGATGAGACAGGCATCAAGTCTTCTGCTTCAACGTCGGGTGCATCTGCTGAAAACATGGCTTCAATCAAAGATGGCAAAACGGAGATCGCATTCACTCAGACGGACATCGCTTCTTATGCCTCTGAAGGAACACAGATGTTCAAAGACAATAAAGTAGAGAATGCCCGCGGGATTGCAACACTCTATCCTGAAACCATCCAAATCGTCACAACAAAGAAATCCGGAATCAAATCGGTTGAAGATCTTAAAGGGAAGGTCGTATCAGTCGGTGAAGCCGGATCCGGTACACTCCTTAATGCAGAGCAGATCCTTGAGGTTCATGGGATGAAGCTTGATGATCTTGAAGCCCGTAATCTTTCATTCGATGATTCAACAACAGGTATCCAGGATGGCACGATCGACGCCGCCTTCATCACTTCCGGAACACCTACAGGTGCAGTAGAGGGGCTTGCAGCGACTCAGGATATCACCATCGTTCCTGTCTCTACTGATAAAGCAAAAGAATTGATCGAGAAATATCCTTATTATGCAGAGGATAAGATCCCTTCAGGAACATACAGCAAGGTCGATGAAGAAATCCCGACCGTCGCTGTACTTGCCATGCTCGTTACGAGTGCAGATATTCCTGAAGATGTCATCTATGATGTAACGAAGGCGATCTTTGAAAACACGGATGATATCAAACACGCAAAAGGAAAATTGATTTCTGCTGAAAACGGCCTCAAAGGAATGGGGATTGAATTACATCCTGGAGCCAAGAAATATTTTGATGAAAAAGGCATTTCAGAAGAATAA
- a CDS encoding DinB family protein: protein MWRENVKTIRSELIDSFHEAGEDKLNEKPAKGEWSIAQVVLHLAGAETRFMELALRSATEHREKGEKVDLTVFDDPAHKMIAPIDPPDEHKTFDELLSALHASRQLTERLELSYTPEELEEKTMDHHRFGIMPIEQVFELLGRHEKRHIRQIQRIKDFTRT from the coding sequence ATGTGGAGAGAGAATGTGAAGACCATACGAAGTGAATTGATCGACAGCTTTCATGAAGCAGGAGAAGATAAACTGAATGAAAAGCCTGCGAAAGGGGAGTGGAGCATTGCGCAAGTCGTCCTTCATCTGGCCGGGGCGGAAACGCGTTTCATGGAGCTGGCACTGCGCTCCGCCACTGAACACAGGGAGAAGGGAGAAAAGGTCGACCTTACAGTATTCGATGATCCCGCACATAAAATGATTGCTCCCATCGATCCGCCGGACGAGCACAAGACCTTTGACGAACTTCTCTCGGCCCTCCATGCCTCGAGGCAGCTGACGGAACGCCTGGAATTATCCTACACACCAGAAGAGCTTGAGGAGAAAACAATGGACCACCACCGCTTCGGCATCATGCCCATTGAGCAGGTATTCGAACTGCTGGGCAGACACGAGAAACGGCACATCCGTCAGATCCAACGTATCAAGGACTTCACCCGAACCTGA
- a CDS encoding MBL fold metallo-hydrolase, which yields MEFISLHKNTYCFTGAVNIGYSVKAGKGLLIDTGLDDSATNKVLRMLDEKALPLDYCIITHAHTDHYGGADRIREKKEVTILAPRLEKAIMENPVLEPIYLFNGAFPPASLRNKFLEAKAITVDEEIEEGPLKIGPFDLEILSLPGHSYGQIGVMVEEVLFATDAYFGTEALKKHIVPFITDADATLATLHYILERSCQGAIPGHGIYEEDFRRTVQENIVLHHRHMEALEKRIEGKQRCSFEEIVKEYLNMVGVSSRQLGQFLLYRTSITAYLISLERRGRIKMTVHQNELVLTLHS from the coding sequence GTGGAATTCATATCATTGCACAAAAACACTTACTGCTTCACGGGTGCTGTGAATATCGGCTACTCTGTGAAGGCGGGGAAGGGATTGCTGATCGATACCGGTTTGGATGACTCGGCCACTAACAAGGTTCTGCGTATGCTCGACGAAAAAGCCCTTCCCCTCGATTATTGCATCATCACTCATGCCCACACGGATCATTACGGTGGAGCCGATCGGATCAGGGAAAAGAAGGAAGTGACGATTCTCGCGCCCCGTTTGGAAAAAGCCATCATGGAAAATCCTGTTCTTGAGCCCATTTATTTATTTAACGGGGCTTTTCCTCCTGCGTCCCTGCGGAATAAGTTTCTCGAGGCCAAGGCCATCACAGTCGATGAAGAAATCGAGGAGGGCCCCCTGAAGATTGGGCCGTTCGATTTGGAAATCTTGAGTCTACCGGGGCACTCCTATGGGCAGATCGGCGTGATGGTAGAAGAAGTCCTCTTTGCTACCGATGCATACTTTGGCACAGAGGCACTTAAGAAGCATATCGTTCCGTTCATCACAGATGCCGACGCTACCCTGGCTACTCTCCACTACATACTGGAACGATCTTGTCAGGGCGCCATTCCCGGCCACGGGATCTATGAAGAAGATTTCAGGAGGACGGTACAGGAAAACATCGTCCTTCATCATCGGCATATGGAGGCATTGGAAAAACGCATTGAAGGGAAACAGAGGTGCTCCTTCGAAGAAATCGTTAAGGAGTATTTAAACATGGTAGGGGTATCATCACGGCAGCTCGGTCAGTTCCTTTTGTATCGTACAAGCATAACGGCCTATCTGATCTCCCTCGAAAGAAGGGGACGGATCAAGATGACGGTCCACCAGAACGAACTCGTCTTGACCCTTCATTCATAG
- a CDS encoding DUF1360 domain-containing protein, which translates to MKLTVLELIIMGLAVFRLTHLIVFDKITEFIRSPFFNEITEADENGLEEVYLVPKEGGIRGFIGELLSCYWCTGIWMAFFCYGGFIFYPVVFQPFLAIMAVAGIGAILESAIQNWKSR; encoded by the coding sequence TTGAAGCTAACTGTTCTGGAATTGATCATCATGGGTCTGGCCGTATTCCGGCTTACCCACCTCATTGTATTTGATAAGATCACCGAATTCATCAGAAGTCCCTTTTTCAACGAGATTACAGAGGCGGATGAAAATGGCTTGGAGGAAGTCTATCTGGTTCCCAAAGAGGGGGGAATCAGAGGGTTTATCGGAGAGTTGTTATCATGCTACTGGTGTACCGGCATATGGATGGCGTTTTTCTGCTACGGGGGATTCATCTTTTATCCTGTCGTATTCCAGCCGTTTCTCGCGATCATGGCGGTGGCGGGGATCGGAGCCATTCTTGAATCAGCCATTCAAAATTGGAAATCACGGTAG
- the spoVAC gene encoding stage V sporulation protein AC: MAKTPKTPEQKQYEAIEKKYETKRPLMKNVLKAFFVGGIICVIGQAFTYMYIYFFNFTEQTAGNPTVATMVFLAMLLTGFGLYDHLGQFAGAGSAVPVTGFGNSVISAAIEHKTEGYVLGVGGNMFKLAGSVIVFGVFSAFVVALIKTILIQLGVI, translated from the coding sequence GTGGCTAAAACACCGAAAACGCCTGAGCAAAAGCAGTATGAAGCCATCGAGAAGAAGTATGAAACAAAGCGTCCTTTAATGAAGAACGTGCTGAAAGCATTTTTTGTCGGAGGAATTATTTGTGTCATCGGACAGGCATTCACTTATATGTATATCTATTTTTTTAACTTTACGGAACAGACCGCTGGCAATCCAACCGTCGCCACCATGGTCTTCCTAGCCATGCTGTTGACCGGTTTCGGCCTGTATGATCATCTTGGTCAATTTGCAGGAGCCGGGAGCGCCGTGCCCGTCACCGGATTCGGGAATTCGGTGATTTCCGCCGCGATCGAGCATAAAACCGAGGGGTACGTCCTCGGGGTAGGGGGAAATATGTTCAAGCTTGCCGGCTCGGTCATTGTATTCGGGGTTTTCTCTGCATTCGTCGTGGCACTCATCAAGACAATCCTCATCCAGTTAGGGGTGATCTAA